From a region of the Emcibacter sp. SYSU 3D8 genome:
- the ntrC gene encoding nitrogen regulation protein NR(I) has translation MSDGTILVADDDRAIRTVLNQALGRLGYDVRTTGNAATLWSWVANGEGDLVITDVIMPDENGLDLLPRIRKVRGDLPIIVMSAHNTLSTALKATERGAYDYLAKPFDLTELTNVVKRALARPKRADAPDQSLDDDDMPLVGRSPAMQEIYRVLARLVPTDLTVMIFGESGTGKELVARALHQFGKRRNGPFVAINMAAIPRELIESELFGHEKGAFTGATSRHSGRFEQAQGGTLFLDEIGDMPPEAQTRLLRVLQEGEYTTVGGRTPISTDVRIIAATNRDLRQQIHQGLFREDLFYRLNVVPLRLPPLRDRLDDIPDLVRHFLNQAGQEGLPQKAFDNFALERLKRHNWPGNVRELENVVKRIVALYAEEIVGVEVVSAELAETERRIVPAGGVEADNLAGAVESHLERYFAAHGDGLPPKGLYDRIIKEVERPLLNIVLTSTRGNQIRAAELLGLNRNTLRKKIRELDIPVNRGLK, from the coding sequence ATGAGCGACGGAACGATACTGGTAGCCGACGATGACCGCGCGATCCGGACGGTGCTGAACCAGGCGCTGGGGCGGCTCGGCTACGACGTTCGGACCACTGGCAACGCGGCCACGCTGTGGAGCTGGGTGGCGAACGGCGAAGGCGATCTGGTCATCACCGATGTGATCATGCCTGACGAGAACGGGTTGGACCTGCTGCCGCGCATCCGCAAGGTGCGGGGCGATTTGCCGATCATCGTCATGAGCGCGCACAACACCCTGAGCACGGCGCTGAAAGCCACCGAACGCGGCGCCTATGACTATCTGGCAAAGCCGTTCGATCTGACCGAGCTGACCAACGTGGTCAAGCGCGCGCTGGCCCGCCCCAAGCGCGCCGATGCGCCAGACCAGTCACTCGACGACGACGACATGCCGCTGGTCGGCCGGTCGCCGGCCATGCAGGAAATCTATCGTGTGCTGGCGCGGCTGGTGCCCACCGACCTCACGGTCATGATCTTCGGCGAGTCTGGCACCGGCAAGGAGCTGGTCGCCCGGGCGCTGCACCAGTTCGGCAAGCGCCGCAACGGTCCGTTCGTCGCCATCAACATGGCCGCCATTCCGCGCGAGCTGATCGAGAGCGAGTTGTTCGGCCACGAAAAGGGCGCCTTTACCGGCGCCACGTCGCGCCACAGCGGCCGCTTCGAACAGGCCCAGGGCGGCACCCTGTTTCTCGACGAGATCGGCGACATGCCGCCCGAGGCCCAGACCCGGCTGCTGCGGGTGCTGCAGGAAGGCGAATACACCACGGTCGGCGGCCGTACCCCGATCTCGACCGATGTGCGCATCATCGCCGCCACCAACCGGGACCTGCGCCAGCAGATCCATCAGGGTCTGTTCCGGGAAGACCTGTTCTACCGCCTCAACGTGGTGCCGCTGCGCCTGCCGCCGCTGCGCGACCGGCTGGATGACATTCCGGACCTGGTGCGTCACTTCCTCAATCAGGCCGGCCAGGAAGGCCTGCCGCAAAAGGCGTTCGACAATTTCGCGCTGGAGCGTCTGAAGCGTCACAACTGGCCCGGCAATGTCCGCGAACTGGAGAATGTGGTAAAGCGCATCGTCGCGCTCTATGCCGAGGAGATCGTCGGCGTCGAGGTGGTGAGCGCCGAGCTTGCCGAGACCGAGCGGCGTATCGTCCCGGCCGGCGGCGTCGAGGCCGACAATCTGGCCGGGGCAGTGGAGAGCCACCTCGAGCGTTATTTCGCGGCTCATGGCGACGGCCTGCCGCCCAAGGGGCTCTATGACCGGATCATCAAGGAAGTCGAGCGGCCGCTGCTCAACATCGTGTTGACGTCGACCCGGGGCAACCAGATCCGTGCTGCCGAACTGCTGGGCCTCAACCGGAACACCTTGCGCAAGAAGATTCGCGAGCTGGACATCCCGGTCAATCGGGGCCTGAAGTAG